TGGCTGACCGGCCGGATCTTCCTCGGAGCTTGCCTCTTCGGTGCCGTATCGCTAATGGGGCTTGCTGCCCAGGCAACCGGGCTTGATGTGCCCTCGCAACTGCTGGCCTGCCTGCCCTACCTGGTAACGATCATCGTGCTCGGCATCATTTCGGCAGATCGCCGACTGCTGAAGCTCAACGGCGTCGCCTCACTCGGCGAGCCGTTCGAGCGGTGAAGAAGATGCGGGCAGCGCCAACGGCGCAGGCCGCTGAGCGATCAATCGTGCCTGCTTAAGAAGGCCGAGACGACGTCAAGGCAAAGCTCCTTTTCCTCGACATGCGGCATGTGGCTGGATTGCTCGAAGAGCACCCATTCGCAGCCCTTGACGCGATCGACATAGGGTTTGACGACCAGCGGCGTCGCCTCATCATATTTGCCGGAGATCAAAAGCGTTGGCGCCTCGATGAGCGGCAGGCGATCCTCGATCGTCCAGTCCTTCATCGTGCCGATGACATGGAATTCGGTCGGGCCGTTCATGTTGCGATAGACGGTATTGTCTTCGTCCATGATCGCGAAGGTGCGCGCGACCTCCGGCGGCCAAGGGACGACGCGGCAGACATGCCGATCGTAGAAGACACGCGAGGCGGCGATATATTCGGGATCGGTGATGGTGCCGGCTTCCTCATGCCTCAGCAGCGTATCCTGCACGTCCTGCGGCAGCTCCTCGCGCAGGCGGTTTGCCTCCGCCACCCAGGTGTGCATGTTGGCCGGCGAATTGGCGATGACGAGCGCCTTCAGGCCTTTCGGCTGGCGCACGGCATGTTCGGCACCGAGCATGCCGCCCCAGGACTGGCCGAGGAAAGCGTAGCGGTTCTGAATGCCGAGATGGTTCAGCAGCGCGTCGAGCTCTTCGAGAAAGAGCGCCGGCGTCCAGAAATCCGGTCCCTTTTCAGGCAGCCGCGTGGAGTTACCGTTGCCGAGCTGATCGTAATGAATGATCGCCCGGCCGTCGAGCTCGGCGATGCCCTTGAGGGAATCGACGTAGTCATGCGTGCAGCCGGGGCCGCCATGGGCAACGACAAGCGGCAGTTTTTGAGAATCCAGTGAACCGGTGATGCGATACCATGTCTGGTATTCGCGAAATGGCAGATAGGCTTCCTTCGTCGGAACTGCGGCCACAAGTCTCTCCATCCTAAATGCAACGATGAAAAACCATAGCGTCGCCGAGACGGTAAAGGCAGCTATCAGAAGTTATAGGATGGCCGATCTTCCAGCAGACGGTAATGCGTGGCGCGCACCACGGCCTGTGTGCGGTTGCGGGCGCCGAGCTTCTTGGCTGCGGCATTGAGATGCATGACGACGGTCGGCACCGAGCGGTCGATGATGCGGGAAATCTCCTTGGCCGAAAGGCCATCGGCGGAATGGCGCAGACACTCGCGCTCCCGCTCCGTCAGGCGGATCTTCCCGACGCTCAGCGCCTTGGCATCGAAAAGCGAATAGGCAGCCTCGTGGAAGACGTGGGCCAGCAGGTTGAAATCGGCAATGTAGCGCAGCGCATGACGCTCGAAATCGCTGTTGGCGCCGAAGCGAATGCCGGTCACGGTCGCGTAGTCGCCGCGGGGCATATGGACGGGGACAGTCACACCCGTCGACATGTCGCGCTCGCTGAGATAGCGCGTCACCGGCACCGTATCGTCGCTCATGAAACGGTTGATGAGTGTGTCTGCATCCCTGTCGTAATTCCAGAAGAAAGGGGCTGAGGTGCGCAACGCCACTTGCTGTACGGGATCAATGCGGAAATAGCCGCGATCAAACCAGTATTCCCTCATGTCCTCGGAAATATTGCGCAGCTTCAAGAGCGAAGGGACCATGATCCCGCCGTCAAGGTCGTAAGGCACCGGCGTGTAGTCGTAGATCAGGGCCTCGAAGCCGATCTCTTTCATCGCTTCGAAAACCTGATCGATACGGCCATCAAGGGTCTGATGGATGGCGAATTGCCGTCTGATCGTTCCGATTTCGTCAATCATGGCAGGCTCCCGGTCGGTGGTTCCACACCCTATCACTTCTTATAGCTGGCGAAGGCTGAGGTTTAAGGTAAAAATTTAGCCATGCCCAATTATTGAGCAAGCGAAATCTTTTGCCGGAGTGGTCTATGTGGCGTGAAATCGAGCCCGAGGCGCGACATAAAATCGAAGTCGACGGCTATAAGGTGGTCGCCTACAGCTTTGGAAGCGGCAGCGAGACCGTTTTATGCCTGAATGGCGGACCCGGCCTGCCCTGCGACTACCTGCGTGAGGCTCATTCCTGCCTAATCGATAAGGGCTACCGCGTGGTGGCTTTCGATCAGCTCGGCACCGGCGCCTCCGACCGGCCTACGGACCGATCGCTTTGGACCATCGGCCGCTATGTCGAGGAGACGGAGACGGTGCGCAAGGCGCTCGGCCTCGGCAAAGTGCATATGCTTGGTCATTCCTGGGGCGGGTGGCTGGCGATCGACTATGCGCTGACCTATCCGGAAAACCTGCAGACGCTAATTCTCGAAGACACTGTCGCCGACATGCCGCATCTGATTTCCGAACTGGAGCGGCTGCGCGCGGCCCTCGGTCCGGAGACGGTGGCGATGATGCAGAAACACGAGGCGCAGGGCACCTACAATCATCCGGAATATCTGGCGGCGGTGACGATTCTCAATTACCGTCATGTCTGCCGTTTGCCGGAATGGCCGGCCCCCGTGCGTCGCTCGCTGGACGACTGGAACATGGGTCCGTACGAGACCATGCAGGGGCCGAACGAGTTCCTCTATATCGGCAATCTGAAGGACTGGAACCGGATTCCCGACCTGCCGCGTGTGACGACGCCGGTGCTGATCACGACTGGCGAGCATGACGAACTGACACCGGCCTGCGCGCTGCGGATGAAGCTTGCCTTGCCGAACGTCGAACTCAAGGTCTTCGCCAATGCCAGCCACATGCCCTTCTATGAAAATCCGCATGATTATTATCCGGCGCTGGTCGATTTTCTATCGCGGCACAGGGCAAGCTGATGCAGGGTAAGGTGATCGGTACCCGACGAAGACAGGGGGGCGAGCGCCGCCATGCATCGTTATAAGTTCATACTGACCCGGCCGGTTCAGTTTCTGCCCGTTATCTTCGGCATCAGTGTCATCACCTTCATTCTGGTGCGGCTGATCCCCGGTGATCCCGCCCGCAATATTCTCGGCACGCGCGCCACACCGACCGCACTTGCCAATATCCGAGCCCAATATGGCCTCGATCAGCCGATGTGGCTGCAATATTTCTACTTCCTCAAGAACCTCGCAAATGGCGAGATGGGCAAGTCGATCCTCTACAAGATCGATGTGCTGCCGCTGATCGCAACCCGCATCGAGCCGACGATCGCGCTGGTGCTGACCAGCGTCATTCTGTCGATCCTGATCGCCGTGCCGATGGCGGCGATTGCCGCGCGCAATTCCGGCCGGGCGCCGGATCATGCGGTGCGTATCGTCTCCACTTTCGGGATTGGCTTTCCGCCCTTCTGGCTCGGCCTGATGCTGATCATTCTCTTCAGCGTGGAACTCGGCATCCTGCCGGTCTCCGGCTACGGCACGACACTGGGCGACAAGCTCTCCCATCTCATGCTGCCAAGCCTGACAGTGGCATTGTCGCTGTCGACGGTTCTCACCCGCAGCCTGCGCTCCGCCATGATCGAATCCTTGAAATCCGATGTGGCGACGGCGGCGCGCGCACGCGGCATGCCTGAGAGCATCGTTTTCTGGCGTCACGTGCTGCCGAATTCGCTCGTACCGACCATCAATCTTCTCGCCGTCAACATCGGCTGGCTGATCGGCGGCACGGTCGTCGTCGAAAGCGTCTTTGCCCTGCCCGGCATGGGGCAGTTGCTGGTACGCGCCATCTTCTCGCGGGATTACATGGTCGTGCAGGGCGTTGCCATGACATTTGCCTGCGCCACCGTACTCGTCAATTTCATCGCCGACATCGTCACCGTCGCTGTTGATCCGAGGGTGAAGCTATGAGTGTCGAAGCCATTGCTCCCCATCCGGTCGCCTGGCGCCGTTTCCTCGGCCGCCGGCTGACGCTCGTGTTCGGCTCGGCCATTCTGCTGTTCTTCCTGCTTCTGGCGATAGCGGCTCCACTGGTGGCTCCCTATGATCCGATCCTGCAGAATGCCGATGCCCGACTGCAGGGACCGTCACTCGCCCATCTCTTCGGCACGGATAATTTCGGCCGTGACATCCTGTCCCGCGTCATCTGGGGCGCCCGCATCGATCTGCAGATCGCCGTCATCGGCGTCCTCTTCCCTTTCCTGATCGGCACGACCGTCGGCACGATCGCCGGCTTCTTCGGCGGCCTCGTCGATGCGATTTTCATGCGCCTCGTCGATATCATTCTCGCCTTCCCGTTCCTCGTGCTGATGCTGTCGATCATCGCCATTCTCGGCCCGGGCCTCGGCAGCTTTTATATCGCCATCGCTTTGGTCGGCTGGGTCTCCTATGCGCGTCTCATCCGCGCGCAGATGCTGGTTCTGAAGAGCAGCGACTACGCGGTCGCAGCCGTCAGTCTCGGCTTCAGCCGCACCCGCATCATGTTCCGCCATCTGCTGCCGAATGCGATTGCCGGCTCCATCGTCTTTTCCATGTCGGACGCCACGCTGGTGCTGCTCAGCGGCGCAGCGGTCAGCTATCTCGGCCTCGGTGTGCAGCCGCCGCTTGCCGAATGGGGCGTCATGGTCGCGGAAGGGCAGAGCTTCATCACCACGGCCTGGTGGATCACGCTTTTCCCCGGCCTCTCCATCGTCTGCCTTGCCTTCGGTTTCAGCATGCTGGGTGATGCGCTCGGCGAACTTCTCGGAGTTCACGAATGAGTGCATCAGTGCTTTCCGTCCGCGATCTGACGGTCAAGGTTCATCTTGATGGTGGTGTGCGCACGCTGATCGATCATGTTTCCTTGGATCTCGCCAAGGGCGAAATCCTCGGCCTCGTCGGCGAGAGCGGGTCGGGCAAGAGCCTGCTCTGCCGTTCGCTCGTCCGGCTGCTGCCCTCCTCGCTGATCAAGATCGAGGGCGGCACCGTCCTGCTTGAAGGACGCGACCTGACGACGGCAAGCGATGCCGAGATGCTCGATGTCCGTGGCGGCGAGATCGGCATGATCTTCCAGAACCCGACAAGCCATCTCGACCCGGTCATGCGCATCGGCGACCAGATTTCCGAGGGCATCCGCTATCACCAGGACCTGGGAGCGAAGGAAGCGCGGGCCGCCGCCATCGAGATCCTGACGCAGGTCGGCTTTCCCGATCCCATGCGCCAGTATGACAGCTATCCGCACGAATTTTCGGGCGGTATGCGCCAACGCGCGATGATCGGCGTGGCCCTCTCCTGCAATCCGAAAATCCTGATTGCCGACGAGCCGACAACGGCGCTCGACGTAACCATCCAGGCACAGATCCTGAAGCTCTTGCTGGAGATCCGCGACAAGCGCGGCCTGTCGATCATCCTCATCACCCATGACCTCGGCATCGTCGCGCAGACCTGCGACCGCATCGCGGTCATGCACAGCGGCAGGCTGCTCGAACAGGGACCGAAGCGCGCGATCCTCTCGCGGCCTCAGGACCCCTATACGATCAATCTGATCAACAGCCATCCTTCCATGCCGGATGAGATGACTGTACCCGTTGCGGAAGTCGCCCCTCCCGCCGCATCGGCCAAACCTCTCCTCGAAATCGACGACCTCCATGTGCGGTTCAAGGCCGGTGGCAGTCTCTTTAAGGGTAGCACGAAGACGGTAAGTGCGGTTTCCGGCGTCAGCCTTCAGGTCATGCCGGGTGAGACCATCGGCATTGTCGGCGAATCCGGCAGCGGCAAGAGCACGCTCGCACGCGCCGTCCTCGGCCTGACCCCGATTTCTTCTGGCCATGTCTCTTTCGACGGCATCGATCTTGCACAGCAACGGGCAGCCGGCCTCGCAAAGCTGCGGCGCGAGACGGCCATGGTCTTCCAGGATCCCTATAACGCTCTCAATCCGCGGCTCACCATCGGCCAGATGCTTGCCGAAGTGCTGAAGGTGCAAGGCAAGGTTCCAGCATCTGCCATTCCGGCTCGGATCGGCGAACTGCTCGATCTCGTCGGGTTGGAGCGGGAATTCGCCAACCGCAGGCCTCGCAGCATGAGCGGCGGCCAATGTCAGCGTGCCGGCATCGCCCGGGCGCTCGCCGTCGATCCGAAGCTCATCATTGCAGACGAATGCGTCGCAGCCCTCGACGTGACCATCCAGGCACAGATCATCGCGCTTTTCCGCGAACTGACCGCGAAGATGAACCTGACGCTGATGTTCATCGCCCATGATCTCGCGATCGTGCGCAATCTCTGCGAACGCGTCGTCGTCATGTATCGCGGCGAGATCGTCGAGGAAGGCCGTTCGGATGAGGTTTTCGCTCGACCGAAGCACCCCTATACCGCGGCGCTGATTGCCGCCATCCCCGACATCGATCCGGACAAGCCGCTTCTCGCAGGAGCGGGCCCGGAAGACGAACTGCAGTCGATGTCGGCTCTACCCGTTAAACGCATGCCATAACAACGAAGGGAACGAACATGATCACCAGATGGAAATCAATCGGGCTTGCAGCGCTTCTTGCAGGCCTGACACTCAGCGCATCTTA
The window above is part of the Rhizobium sp. WYJ-E13 genome. Proteins encoded here:
- a CDS encoding proline iminopeptidase-family hydrolase; translated protein: MERLVAAVPTKEAYLPFREYQTWYRITGSLDSQKLPLVVAHGGPGCTHDYVDSLKGIAELDGRAIIHYDQLGNGNSTRLPEKGPDFWTPALFLEELDALLNHLGIQNRYAFLGQSWGGMLGAEHAVRQPKGLKALVIANSPANMHTWVAEANRLREELPQDVQDTLLRHEEAGTITDPEYIAASRVFYDRHVCRVVPWPPEVARTFAIMDEDNTVYRNMNGPTEFHVIGTMKDWTIEDRLPLIEAPTLLISGKYDEATPLVVKPYVDRVKGCEWVLFEQSSHMPHVEEKELCLDVVSAFLSRHD
- a CDS encoding LuxR family transcriptional regulator, producing MIDEIGTIRRQFAIHQTLDGRIDQVFEAMKEIGFEALIYDYTPVPYDLDGGIMVPSLLKLRNISEDMREYWFDRGYFRIDPVQQVALRTSAPFFWNYDRDADTLINRFMSDDTVPVTRYLSERDMSTGVTVPVHMPRGDYATVTGIRFGANSDFERHALRYIADFNLLAHVFHEAAYSLFDAKALSVGKIRLTERERECLRHSADGLSAKEISRIIDRSVPTVVMHLNAAAKKLGARNRTQAVVRATHYRLLEDRPSYNF
- a CDS encoding proline iminopeptidase-family hydrolase, translating into MWREIEPEARHKIEVDGYKVVAYSFGSGSETVLCLNGGPGLPCDYLREAHSCLIDKGYRVVAFDQLGTGASDRPTDRSLWTIGRYVEETETVRKALGLGKVHMLGHSWGGWLAIDYALTYPENLQTLILEDTVADMPHLISELERLRAALGPETVAMMQKHEAQGTYNHPEYLAAVTILNYRHVCRLPEWPAPVRRSLDDWNMGPYETMQGPNEFLYIGNLKDWNRIPDLPRVTTPVLITTGEHDELTPACALRMKLALPNVELKVFANASHMPFYENPHDYYPALVDFLSRHRAS
- a CDS encoding ABC transporter permease codes for the protein MHRYKFILTRPVQFLPVIFGISVITFILVRLIPGDPARNILGTRATPTALANIRAQYGLDQPMWLQYFYFLKNLANGEMGKSILYKIDVLPLIATRIEPTIALVLTSVILSILIAVPMAAIAARNSGRAPDHAVRIVSTFGIGFPPFWLGLMLIILFSVELGILPVSGYGTTLGDKLSHLMLPSLTVALSLSTVLTRSLRSAMIESLKSDVATAARARGMPESIVFWRHVLPNSLVPTINLLAVNIGWLIGGTVVVESVFALPGMGQLLVRAIFSRDYMVVQGVAMTFACATVLVNFIADIVTVAVDPRVKL
- a CDS encoding ABC transporter permease — translated: MSVEAIAPHPVAWRRFLGRRLTLVFGSAILLFFLLLAIAAPLVAPYDPILQNADARLQGPSLAHLFGTDNFGRDILSRVIWGARIDLQIAVIGVLFPFLIGTTVGTIAGFFGGLVDAIFMRLVDIILAFPFLVLMLSIIAILGPGLGSFYIAIALVGWVSYARLIRAQMLVLKSSDYAVAAVSLGFSRTRIMFRHLLPNAIAGSIVFSMSDATLVLLSGAAVSYLGLGVQPPLAEWGVMVAEGQSFITTAWWITLFPGLSIVCLAFGFSMLGDALGELLGVHE
- a CDS encoding ABC transporter ATP-binding protein; the encoded protein is MSASVLSVRDLTVKVHLDGGVRTLIDHVSLDLAKGEILGLVGESGSGKSLLCRSLVRLLPSSLIKIEGGTVLLEGRDLTTASDAEMLDVRGGEIGMIFQNPTSHLDPVMRIGDQISEGIRYHQDLGAKEARAAAIEILTQVGFPDPMRQYDSYPHEFSGGMRQRAMIGVALSCNPKILIADEPTTALDVTIQAQILKLLLEIRDKRGLSIILITHDLGIVAQTCDRIAVMHSGRLLEQGPKRAILSRPQDPYTINLINSHPSMPDEMTVPVAEVAPPAASAKPLLEIDDLHVRFKAGGSLFKGSTKTVSAVSGVSLQVMPGETIGIVGESGSGKSTLARAVLGLTPISSGHVSFDGIDLAQQRAAGLAKLRRETAMVFQDPYNALNPRLTIGQMLAEVLKVQGKVPASAIPARIGELLDLVGLEREFANRRPRSMSGGQCQRAGIARALAVDPKLIIADECVAALDVTIQAQIIALFRELTAKMNLTLMFIAHDLAIVRNLCERVVVMYRGEIVEEGRSDEVFARPKHPYTAALIAAIPDIDPDKPLLAGAGPEDELQSMSALPVKRMP